The nucleotide window TTAGGTAAGCAAATGTCTTTATTTTGTATAGCTGAATCGTTTTAATGTCGCGTCTATTTATATCGTCTGCAAACGTTGTATCTGATTGAATTTCATGATTATTCAGGTGTGTTCCTCTACAGCCTTTCGGCCGTGATAGACTGTGCTATCGTAGAAGGCAATAAGGTAAGCTCTTCATGGCTCCATTCTATTTAAATTATCGTGACTGGGAATGTTCTTATCGATTTTGAATGTCGCGGTTCATTCGCTCCCAAGTGAAACTTCTTGTGCTAACGATTCAGCTTAGTCTATCGTTCATtttcaagtatttttttacatctttAAAAAGAACGTATATAGTTTGCTGGACTAGTAATAGCGTAGACTTCCGTTTGATGGGGCTCAAGTATGTACATAAACACCGCACAAGTATTGATTATTGAAACGCAGGATAACCGACATAGTGAAAAAGGGAAGACGTGAATATTAatttaccaaaaataaaagaccTCGTACTAGATTACGCAATCTTTGTTGGaacattgaaaaagaaagctttttattttttttaatgatacGAACTGACTGATTGAACAACGTAAAACTGTTCGACCATATAGCGTATTACGCTGTGAACGAAAAACTTTGACTGTCAAAAGGCACTCTAGCGTGCAATGACAAGTCTGTGGCAAACGGACACAACACTAtcaccccccctcccctccacacacaaaaataagaCCACCAACAGCGATCGAACTGTGTTGTGCAGCAATCTGTATCAATGTGTTATAGCAGACGTTTGGACACATTGAATTGTCCAGAACACGTATATATAGTCTACGTATTCCCtatatatatagactatatacgGTATATGCAAATCTAAATGCATGGCATTTCGGAGAAACAAACACGAGTGCATTACAATTTTGCTCTGTCCATTAATGACGGTTTACTGAAAAGACACCAGGGGAATTGCAAAGACAATCAACTCGCATCGGACGCAAACTGCTTGCAACAGCGGATTATCCTACCTTCCCGGTGGTTCCACCAACGGCATTTAGATGCAGCCCGGGCAATCCAGGTTACTTCGCCGATACCGAAGGACTGTGTCAGGTAAATCCACACATTTGTTGGTTGTTTAAGGTTTGCAATCCTATATGCTGTTTAGCATCATCATTAATATTAGTTCATCAGTTTTCGGGCTACGTCCGTTCTCGATGAACattaatgatttaaatatttGATATCTTCCTGGAACAGGTGTTCCACCTATGTCAGATAGACGGTCGCCACGATAGTTTCCTCTGCCCAAACGGGACTCTATTTAATCAAAAACATTTcggtaaaaaatgaattgcaaattttGTGACGTGTTGTCGTTTCTAAATTTGGATGGATATCGCAACAGTGTGCGACTGGTGGTACAATGTGGATTGCGCCGCCGCTCCTTCGCTGTACATTCTAAACGAAGTATTCCGACAGCAGCATCTATCTGGCCGGGAACAGGCCAACGTGCATCCGCACAGTGTCAACAAATTTGTCAATCCCGAAGCGTCGATACAAAGTTACGACGTTCCGTCCACTATCTCAGCCGCCAGACCTGAAACCATCGCCAGCACCAACCGCAACCAGCAAGCAGTTACGGCAACGATCGCTAGAGGGCAGTCACCTACAGTAAGCCATCAACAGTATTCAACGCAATTCGTGAACGTCGGAGACAAATACGGATCGAAAATCCCGGGCGTGAACCGAATGGGTGGCCTCGACACGGTGTTgcttcaaaatcaaatcatcaATCGCGAAAGAGATGATTCCACAGCACCTGTAACAACACAACAAGTCCTACTGGAATTTACGGAGGCGACGCCAACCACCACCGAGCCATTTAACGAGGACCAATTCGGCTCTCATTTAAAGTTACAGTTGGGAGTTGAAGAAGAGCTGACCGTCATCCCGGTCACGACCAACGCAGCATTTTTCAGCGAAAACAATAATGTGGGCGCCACGTTTCTAACTTTGCCAAACAAGGACTCGTTGGTGAAACCCGGAGAAAAGTTGGCGGAATCATCGGACGCTGCAGTCGAGTCAGTTCACAGTATCCTGACGGAGAACGATCAATTGAACGAGGAGTTGTCTACGTTCCAGCCTAATCTAGCGGACGTTCAAACTTCAGCTGTTGTTGTCACGTTAAATTCCCTGTCTGAACGGGATTTCGACGATGAGTACAGGACGACCACTCCGCTAACTAGTCCCACCACTGATCTAGCAGCTCATTTTCTCCAAGTTCCCACCAATGCGACGGAAGAGTCAACAGAGGACATTGCGTCGATAAATAAAGTCAACACCGCCAACGCAGCTGTGGATTTCAGCGAATCAAACTTTGTGACTGGATTAGAAGCCACGACTTTTCCAACAATTTCGTTCAACACGGACGACGTGCAAACGCTGCCAGAAGTAAAGACAACAACGGCACCAGCTTTAATAGAACCTCCCATCGTTGAGGGCCTGAATTTCAACGTCATCGCCGATTCTCAACCTCTCGATTTAGAAACTGAAATCACAGACGACAGCGTCACAACTGTCTTGCCTGATGTTAATATCCAGCAAGTTTTTGCATCGGCGTTTGCTGAAAGTTCCAGCGGAGATGATAACATTAATGCTAGtttcagcaacagcagcagtcATTTTGCATTAACTACGGAGACAATTAGCGAATCCACTACATCCCCCAACACGGAAGCAACGCCGGAATTATCGACGACGGTTGCATCTATAAAGGGCGATGGCGCAGTCGCTTCATCTTTGATCGCTAACTCCGacggaaagaaaactctttaCGGTAATTAAGGCCCACGCGCTTATTATTTGACTCAACTTTGAATCGATGCTATAATAAATGAGTTTTTCATTATACAGAAAAGCTAAAACCAGTGATAGTCGGAGACGATCGGCCTAACATCCCAGCCATCTATGGAAGAAAAATTCCGAGAATCGGCAACAAACTCGCCAAGTTTATCGTAAATTAACAAGTCTAATGTATTATCCTACAAATCAAGTTAACATGACATAAATAtaatagatatatatatattacataACATTATCTCTTTTTTAATTACATAACAAATGATTTTTGAAATAACAACatgccgtttgattcaaaAAACTACCACAattaacgagaaa belongs to Daphnia magna isolate NIES linkage group LG1, ASM2063170v1.1, whole genome shotgun sequence and includes:
- the LOC116925428 gene encoding uncharacterized protein LOC116925428, which translates into the protein MNFASLCLGVFLYSLSAVIDCAIVEGNKTPGELQRQSTRIGRKLLATADYPTFPVVPPTAFRCSPGNPGYFADTEGLCQVFHLCQIDGRHDSFLCPNGTLFNQKHFVCDWWYNVDCAAAPSLYILNEVFRQQHLSGREQANVHPHSVNKFVNPEASIQSYDVPSTISAARPETIASTNRNQQAVTATIARGQSPTVSHQQYSTQFVNVGDKYGSKIPGVNRMGGLDTVLLQNQIINRERDDSTAPVTTQQVLLEFTEATPTTTEPFNEDQFGSHLKLQLGVEEELTVIPVTTNAAFFSENNNVGATFLTLPNKDSLVKPGEKLAESSDAAVESVHSILTENDQLNEELSTFQPNLADVQTSAVVVTLNSLSERDFDDEYRTTTPLTSPTTDLAAHFLQVPTNATEESTEDIASINKVNTANAAVDFSESNFVTGLEATTFPTISFNTDDVQTLPEVKTTTAPALIEPPIVEGLNFNVIADSQPLDLETEITDDSVTTVLPDVNIQQVFASAFAESSSGDDNINASFSNSSSHFALTTETISESTTSPNTEATPELSTTVASIKGDGAVASSLIANSDGKKTLYEKLKPVIVGDDRPNIPAIYGRKIPRIGNKLAKFIVN